Within Microbacterium oryzae, the genomic segment GTCGCGGAAGTGCTCGGCGATCGTCTGCGCGTCGCGGTACTGCTTGGGGTGGACGGTGACGATCTCGTTGACCGCGCCGGACGCCGGCTGGCGCACCACGGCGGGGCGACGCAGCGGGGTGACCGGTGCGGGAGCTGCATCTTCGATGAGCTTCTCCTCTCGGTGGGGACGCTCTTCGCGAGCGATGCGGTCTTCGCGGGGCTGGGACGAGGCTTCCTCCTCGTACTCTTCCTCGTCGGCGAGGCCGAGGTAGACCATCGTCTTCTTGAGCGGGTTCGCCATGGCGTCCGTCCTCCGTTGTGTTCGCGTCTTGTCCGAGGCTAGACCCGCGCCGCGCGCGGGCCGGTGATTGCGGAGCCGATCCGCAGGTGTGTCGCGCCGCAGGCGATCGCCTCGACGAGATCCGCCGACATGCCGGCGGAGATCCAGGTGGCGGCGGGCTCGACGGCCCGCACGAGCTCGGCGTATCCGGCGAGCCGCGCGAACGCGGAGGCCGGCGGCTCGTCGAGCGGCGCGACCGCCATCACGCCCTTCAGCGCGAGTGTGGGCGCCGCCGCGATCCGCTCCGCGAGGGCGGTCACGCCGTCGGGCGCGATGCCGCCGCGAGCGGGATCGTCGGTGAGATTGACCTGCACGAGCACGTCCAGCGGAGCATCACCCGGCTCGGCCGCCCCGTCGAGCGCGTCGACGAGGCGCTCCCGGTCGACCGAGTGGATGGCCGCGGCCGCGCGGCGCACGGAGCGCGCCTTCTTCGTCTGCAGCTGGCCGATGAAGTGCCAGCGCAGGTCGAGCTCGGACAGCTCCTCCGACTTGGCGACGAGCTCCTGCTGCCGGTTCTCCCCGACGTCCACGACCCCGAGGCCGTGGAGCTCGCGGACGAGCGAGGCCGGATGGAACTTCGTCACGACGATGCGCGTGATGTCACGCGCATCGCGCCCCGCCGAGCGTGCGGCGTCCGCGATGCGAGCGTCGACGGCCGCCAGCCGCTCGGCGAGGGCGCTCATCGCCTACTTCAGGAAGTCGGGGATGTCGAGGTCGTCGCCGCCGAACGCCGAGTCGAACCCGCTCGTGTCGGGCAGGACCGGATTCGAGACGGCAACCGACACCGGCTCGCGCTCGGCCTTGGCGGGCTCGGCGGCGGGCTTCTCCTCCGTGCGCACGACGTGCGGCAGCGAGGCCGGCTTGTGCGGCTCGGCGCGCCCGTTGAACGCGGGGACCTCCACGCGCGACTGCGGCTCGCCGCTGTCGAAGCCCGCGGCGATCACCGTGACGCGCACCTCGTCGCCGAGAGTGTCGTCGATGACCGTGCCGAAGATGATGTTCGCCTCGGGGTGCGCGGCCTCCTTGACGAGCTGAGCGGCGTCGTTGATCTCGAAGATGCCGAGGTTCGAACCGCCCTGGATCGACAGCAGCACGCCGTGCGCACCCTCGATCGACGCCTCGAGGAGGGGCGACTCGACGGCCAGCTCTGCCGCCTTGATCGCGCGATCCGCGCCGCGCGCGGAGCCGATGCCCATGAGAGCGGAGCCCGCTCCCTGCATCACCGACTTGACGTCGGCGAAGTCGAGGTTGATGAGACCCGGCGTGGTGATGAGGTCGGTGATGCCCTGCACACCGGCGAGCAGCACCTGGTCTGCCGTGGCGAAGGCCTCCACCATCGAGATGCCCCGGTCGCTGATCTCCAGCAGACGGTCGTTCGGGACGACGATGAGGGTGTCGACCTCTTCCTTCAGCGTCGCGACGCCGAGCTCGGCCTGGTTCTGACGACGACGCCCCTCGAAGGAGAAGGGCTTCGTCACGACGCCGATGGTCAGGGCGCCGATGGACTTGGCGATGCGCGCCACGACGGGCGCGCCGCCCGTGCCCGTGCCGCCGCCCTCGCCCGCGGTGACGAACACCATGTCGGCGCCCGCGAGCGCCTGCTCGATCTCCTCCGCGTGATCCTCCGCCGCGCGACGCCCGACCTCGGGGTCCGCGCCCGCGCCGAGTCCGCGGGTGAGCTCGCGTCCGACGTCGAGCTTGACGTCGGCGTCGCTCATCAGCAGCGCCTGCGCGTCGGTGTTGACCGCGATGAACTCGACGCCGCGAAGCCCGAGTTCGATCATGCGGTTCACCGCGTTGACGCCACCGCCGCCGACGCCGACGACCTTGATCACGGCGAGGTAGTTCTGGTTCTGGCTCATGCCGGCCTCCGTATCGACCTCAAGCTTCACCGGGACTCAACCCTCAGGTTCAGGTAGAGGGTTAAAGTATTGCCCGGTATGTATTTCTTCCGTGCACGACGCTACGTGGACGCGGCGCAGGACACGGCAATGGACACGGGCGTGTCGGAACAATTTCGCCGAATGACGAGCTCGCGGCGACGCGGTGCCGCGGTCAGCGCACGATGATCGTGTCGGGCGCCGACACGTCGTACACCGTGGCGTTCTCCGCGAGCGCCCCGCCGAGCGCCTTCTGCAGCACCAGCGCCTTATACGGCGAGCGGTCCGCACTTCCCCAGATCACCTGCGGGCCGTCCTCTCCGAGCAGGAGGGAGACGTCCTCCGCGGTGGTCGCCGTCGCGGAGGTCACGCTCGAGCGGAGCTCCTCCGGCAGGGCACGCAGCACCTCGCCCACCGTGAGGAAGGCCTCCGACGTCGTGCCGCCGTCGACCTCGATGAGCGGCAGTCCCCCGGGGCGCTCGCCCGCGGTCGTCAGGGCGACGCCCGCGGCGTCGACGGTGGTGAAGCCGGCGTCGGACTGGAGCACGCCGACGGGCGTGCGCTCCACGATCCGCACCACGAGGTCGTGGGGCGGGTGCGCCTCGATCGTGTAGCTCTGCACGAGGGGGAAGCCGACGAGCGCGGCCTTCACGGCGCTGTCGTCGACGAGCGGAAGGGGCTTGCCCACCTGGTCTTCGAGCGCCGAGGCCACGGCGCCCGCGTCCAGGAGCTCGGTGCCCTCCACGCTGATCTCCTCGACCGCGAAGAGCGGACTGTAGGCCGCTCCCACGCTGCCGACCACGAGCACGAGGAGCGATCCCAGCGCGATCGTCCAGCCGAGCCGGCGCCGACGCGCGCGCGCTGTGAAACGCCGCACCTCCGCGCGGAGCACCCGGCGGCGCGCACGGGCGGCGCGCCAGACGCCCGCCCAGCCCACGCGCTCGCCGGAGCGCTCCTCGGCGTCGTCGGCATCGCCATCCGAGGTCGCATTCACGGCCCGCGCGGCGACGCGCGGCTCGGCGGGGCGCAGCGCGACGATCGGCGCGGTGTCGGTGTGGTCGTCGGCAGCGCGACCCTCCGCGGCGCGGCCCTCAGCTGCCGGTCCCTCTGGAGCGGCCCGCTCAGGAGCGACGTGCTCGGGCGCGATCGGAGCCTCGGCCGGGGCGCGCTCGATGCCCAGCCGCTCCATCGCGGCGCGGCGCTCGGCGAGCTGCCGCTCCTCGTCCGCGGCGGAGGGCGTCTCCGGGCGCGAGGAGGGCGGAAGGGGACCCGGCCGCCGCATGCTGCTCAGTCCGCTGCGCCGGCGCTCGCGAGCGAGCCGAGCACCTGCGGGATGATCCGGTACACGTCGCCGCAGCCGAGGGTGATGACGTAGTCCCCCTCGCGCGCGACCGAGGCCGTGTAGTCGGCGGCCTGCTGCCAGTCCGCGACGAAGTGCACGTGCGACGGATCGGCGAACGCGCCGCTGACGAGCTCTCCGGTGACGCCCGGGATCGGGTCCTCGCGCGCGCCGTACACGTCGAGCACGACGGTGTGGTCGGCGTGCTCCTCGAGCACCCGGGCGAACTCGCCCGCCATCAGCTGGGTGCGCGAGTAGGTGTGCGGCTGGTGGAGGGCGATGATGCGCCCCTCGCCCACGACCGTGCGCGCGGCGGCGAGGGCGGCGGCGACCTCCGTGGGGTGGTGCGCGTAGTCGTCGTAGACGCTGACGCCGTGCTCCACGCCGTGCAGCTCGAAGCGGCGGACCGTCCCGCCGAACGACTCCACCGCGCGGACGGCGGGCTCGAGCCCGTAGCCGAGCTGCAGCAGCACCGCCACCGCGCCGGCGGCGTTGATCGCGTTGTGGCGGCCGGGCACGGCGAGCCGGCCCGACACGCGCTCGCTGCCGCGGACGAGGGTGAAGCCCACCGGCCCGTGGGCGTCGATGTCGACGACCCGCACGTCGGCGCTCTCGGCCTCGCCGAAGGTCACGACGTTCTCGTGCGCGAGGCGGGCGGTGACGCGGCGGGCGCCGGGGTCGTCGGAGGAGATGACGACGGCCTCGCGGGCCTCGTCGGCGAAGCGCACGAAGGCGTCGTCGAACGCCTCGTGAGAGCCGTAGTGGTCGAGGTGGTCGGCGTCGACATTCGTGATGAGCGCGACGGACGTGTCGTACAGCAGGAAGGTGCCGTCGGACTCGTCGGCCTCGACGACGAAGAGGTCGTCGCTGCCCACGCCGCTCGACGCGCCCAGCTGCTGGATGACGCCGCCGTTGACGTAGCTCGGATCGGCGCCGATGGCCGCCAGCGCCGTGACGATCATGCCCGTCGAGGTCGTCTTGCCGTGGGCGCCGGCGACCGAGACGAGTCGGCGTCCGCCGATGAGGTAGTGCAGGGCCTGCGAGCGGTGGATGACGGCGAGGCCGCGCTCCTTCGCCGCGAGGAACTCGGGGTTCTCGGGCCAGATCGCGCCGGTGTAGACCACCGTGTCGACGTCGCCGAGATTCGCCGCGTCGTGCCCGATGTGCACGGTGGCGCCGAGGGCCTCGAGGTCGCGGGTGTTCTGGCTCTCCGCGCGGTCGGATCCGGAGACCGGGACGCCGGCGGCGAGGAACATGCGGGCGAGCCCCGAGATGCCGGAGCCGCCGATGCCGATGAAGTGCACGGCGTCGATGCGCTCGGGGATGGGGACGGTGAGGTCGGGCTTGATCATGGCCCGTCGAGTCTAAGCCGCCGCCCTGGCATCCGCCTCAGGGCGCGCGGTCGAGGGCGCGGTCAGCCGAGACGGCGCGGTGAGCCGAGACGGCGCGGTGAGCCGAGACGGCGCACTCAGGCGGCGCGGCGCCCGGCGAGGGCGGCGTCGAGGTGCGCGATGACGTTCTCCGTGCCGCGACGCGTGCCGGCGTCGGCGGCCGCATCGGCCATCCGCTCGATCCGTGCGCGGTCGCGCAGCAGGGGCAGGATGGCCTCGCGCACCTTCTCGGGCGTGAAGGCCGCGTCGTCGATGAGGATGGCGGCACCCGCCTCGACCACCGAGCTCGCGTTGAGGCGCTGCTCGCCGTTGCCCACCGCGTACGGCACGTACACGGCGGGGATGCCGAGGGCGCTGATCTCGCTGACGGTGGACGCTCCGGAGCGCGACACGACGAGGTCGGCCAGCGCGAAGGCGAGGTCCATGCGGTCGACGTAGCGGCGCAGCGCGTAGCCGGCGGCGCCCGGGTCGGCGAGCTCCGAGCGCTCCCCGGTGATGTGGAGGAGCTGCCATCCCGCGTCGAGGATCTCCTGCCAGGAGCCGGCGAGGGCCTCGTTGATGCGGCGCGCGCCGAGCGAGCCGCCGAAGGCGAGGAGCACGGGCTTGTCGGCGTCGAGGCCGAAGTGCGCGGCGGCCTGCGCGCGGGTCGCGCCGCGGTCGAGGTGCACGATCTCGGGACGCAGCGGCATGCCGACGACCTCGCCGCGGCGCAGCGGCGTGCCGGCGAAGGCCACCCCGACGAACGCCGCGCCGCGGGCGCCGAGCACGTTCGCGAGGCCCGGCCGCGCGTTCGCCTCGTGCACGACGTACGGCACGCCCTCGCGGCGCGCGGCGATGTAGGCGGGTGCGGCCGCGTAGCCGCCCACGCCGAGGACCACGTCGACGCCGCGCTCGCGGATGTATCGGCGCACATCGGCGATGGCCTTCCGCCACCGCGCGGGGAAGCGGAGCGCAGCGGCATTCGGACGGCGCGGGAACGGCACCTTCTCGACGACCAGCAGCTCGTAGCCGCGCTCGGGAACGAGCCGCGACTCCAGCCCCTCGCGCGTGCCGAGGACGAGGATCTCGTCGTCGGCGCGCCGTGCACGCAGCCCGTCGGCGACGGCGAGCAAGGGGTTCACGTGGCCGGCGGTGCCGCCGCCGGCGAGGAGGTAGGTCGTCACTCCCCGATCCTCCCATGGCGGCATGTCCCACTCATGCAGGCGTGCGGCGCCCCTTGGCCTGCGTCTTCGGGACATGCCGCGGGTCGGCGGGCGCGGGAAGGGTGCGCGCGCACGCGAGGAGCACGCCGCACGCCAGCAGCACCGCGATGAGCGACGAGCCTCCCGACGACAGGAACGGCAGCGGCACGCCGAGCGCGGGGAACACCCGCAGCACGACGCCGACGTTGATGAGCGCCTGTCCGACGATCCACACGCCGAGGGCGCCGGCGACGACGCGCACGAAGAGGTCCTCCGCGCGTGCCACGACGCGGAACGCCCCGAACGCCAGCACGAGGAACAGCGCGAGCACGGCGAGGCAGCCGATGAGGCCCAGCTCCTCGCCGACGATCGCGAAGATGTAGTCGTCGGCCGCAGCGGGCAGCCAGTCGTACTTCTCCTTCGAGTTGCCGAGGCCGAGTCCGAGGAGGCCGCCGCTGGCGAGGCCCCAGATGCCGTGCAGGGGCTGGTAGCACTCGTTGAGGTAGCGGTCGAGGCAGCTGGTGTCGAAGACGCTGAGGATGCGCGTCATGCGGTTGGGGCTGAGGATGGCGAACGCCGCGATCGCGAGGACGGCCGCGAGCACGGGCGGCACGAAGTAGCGGAGCTTCACACCGGAGAAGAACAGCGCACCCAGCACCACCAGCGCGATGACCATGACGGTGCCGAGGTCCTTGCCCGCCATGACGGTGCCCATCGCGACGACCGCCACAGGGCCGAGCGGCACGAGCACGTGCTTCCACCGGCCGAGCAGCGCCTTCTTGCGATCGAGGATGAACGCGCACCAGATCGCGAGCGTGAGCTTGATGAACTCCGACGGCTGCACGGAGAGGACCCCGAAGTTCAGCCAGTTCCGGTTGCCGCCGACCTCCATGCCGAGCGGCGTGAAGACGAGCAGCTGCAGCAGGACCGCCCCGATGAGCGCGACGCCCGCCATCCGCTTCAGCCACCTCATCGGGAAGCGGCTCACCACGAGCATGAGCGGGATGCCGACCGCCGCGAAGATCGCGTGCTTGCCGCCGTCGTTGTACGGGTTGTTCGCGGTCTGCATCGAGGTGACCGTCGTCGCCGAGATCACCATGAGGATGCCGAACAGGGTCAGCAGCAGCGCCGCCGAGGCGATGAGGAGGAACTCCAGCGGAAGGGGCGTGAATGACCGCCCCAGCGACACCCGCGCCGTGACGGGGCCGCGCCCGCGCTCAGCCTCTGTCGGGACCGTCGTGCGCGCCATCCTCGGTCCCCTTCCCCAGACGCTCCCTGACCGCGGCGGCGAAGCGCTCGCCGCGATCGTCGTAGCTGCGGAACTGATCGAACGAGGCCGCAGCCGGCGCCAGCAGCACCGTTCCGCTCGCTCCCGCCGCCTCCGCGGCGAGCTCGACGACCCGGGCCATGACGTCTTCAGTGTCGGTGTGGTCGACCTCGAAGACGGGCACCGCCGGCGCGTGTCGCGCGAACGCGTCGAGCACGGGCGCCCGGTCGACGCCGATCACGATCGCCGCGCGCACGCCGGGGCCCTGCTGCGCGACGAGATCCGAGATGTCGACGCCCTTCAGCAGCCCGCCGACCACCCACACCG encodes:
- a CDS encoding cell division protein SepF, with the translated sequence MANPLKKTMVYLGLADEEEYEEEASSQPREDRIAREERPHREEKLIEDAAPAPVTPLRRPAVVRQPASGAVNEIVTVHPKQYRDAQTIAEHFRDGIPVIINLSQMSDADARRLIDFASGLSLGLYGRIERVTSKVFLLSPENIAVSGDGAIAHADIESASFAQS
- a CDS encoding YggS family pyridoxal phosphate-dependent enzyme, translating into MSALAERLAAVDARIADAARSAGRDARDITRIVVTKFHPASLVRELHGLGVVDVGENRQQELVAKSEELSELDLRWHFIGQLQTKKARSVRRAAAAIHSVDRERLVDALDGAAEPGDAPLDVLVQVNLTDDPARGGIAPDGVTALAERIAAAPTLALKGVMAVAPLDEPPASAFARLAGYAELVRAVEPAATWISAGMSADLVEAIACGATHLRIGSAITGPRAARV
- the ftsZ gene encoding cell division protein FtsZ; the protein is MSQNQNYLAVIKVVGVGGGGVNAVNRMIELGLRGVEFIAVNTDAQALLMSDADVKLDVGRELTRGLGAGADPEVGRRAAEDHAEEIEQALAGADMVFVTAGEGGGTGTGGAPVVARIAKSIGALTIGVVTKPFSFEGRRRQNQAELGVATLKEEVDTLIVVPNDRLLEISDRGISMVEAFATADQVLLAGVQGITDLITTPGLINLDFADVKSVMQGAGSALMGIGSARGADRAIKAAELAVESPLLEASIEGAHGVLLSIQGGSNLGIFEINDAAQLVKEAAHPEANIIFGTVIDDTLGDEVRVTVIAAGFDSGEPQSRVEVPAFNGRAEPHKPASLPHVVRTEEKPAAEPAKAEREPVSVAVSNPVLPDTSGFDSAFGGDDLDIPDFLK
- a CDS encoding FtsQ-type POTRA domain-containing protein, with product MRRPGPLPPSSRPETPSAADEERQLAERRAAMERLGIERAPAEAPIAPEHVAPERAAPEGPAAEGRAAEGRAADDHTDTAPIVALRPAEPRVAARAVNATSDGDADDAEERSGERVGWAGVWRAARARRRVLRAEVRRFTARARRRRLGWTIALGSLLVLVVGSVGAAYSPLFAVEEISVEGTELLDAGAVASALEDQVGKPLPLVDDSAVKAALVGFPLVQSYTIEAHPPHDLVVRIVERTPVGVLQSDAGFTTVDAAGVALTTAGERPGGLPLIEVDGGTTSEAFLTVGEVLRALPEELRSSVTSATATTAEDVSLLLGEDGPQVIWGSADRSPYKALVLQKALGGALAENATVYDVSAPDTIIVR
- the murC gene encoding UDP-N-acetylmuramate--L-alanine ligase, which codes for MIKPDLTVPIPERIDAVHFIGIGGSGISGLARMFLAAGVPVSGSDRAESQNTRDLEALGATVHIGHDAANLGDVDTVVYTGAIWPENPEFLAAKERGLAVIHRSQALHYLIGGRRLVSVAGAHGKTTSTGMIVTALAAIGADPSYVNGGVIQQLGASSGVGSDDLFVVEADESDGTFLLYDTSVALITNVDADHLDHYGSHEAFDDAFVRFADEAREAVVISSDDPGARRVTARLAHENVVTFGEAESADVRVVDIDAHGPVGFTLVRGSERVSGRLAVPGRHNAINAAGAVAVLLQLGYGLEPAVRAVESFGGTVRRFELHGVEHGVSVYDDYAHHPTEVAAALAAARTVVGEGRIIALHQPHTYSRTQLMAGEFARVLEEHADHTVVLDVYGAREDPIPGVTGELVSGAFADPSHVHFVADWQQAADYTASVAREGDYVITLGCGDVYRIIPQVLGSLASAGAAD
- a CDS encoding UDP-N-acetylglucosamine--N-acetylmuramyl-(pentapeptide) pyrophosphoryl-undecaprenol N-acetylglucosamine transferase: MTTYLLAGGGTAGHVNPLLAVADGLRARRADDEILVLGTREGLESRLVPERGYELLVVEKVPFPRRPNAAALRFPARWRKAIADVRRYIRERGVDVVLGVGGYAAAPAYIAARREGVPYVVHEANARPGLANVLGARGAAFVGVAFAGTPLRRGEVVGMPLRPEIVHLDRGATRAQAAAHFGLDADKPVLLAFGGSLGARRINEALAGSWQEILDAGWQLLHITGERSELADPGAAGYALRRYVDRMDLAFALADLVVSRSGASTVSEISALGIPAVYVPYAVGNGEQRLNASSVVEAGAAILIDDAAFTPEKVREAILPLLRDRARIERMADAAADAGTRRGTENVIAHLDAALAGRRAA
- the ftsW gene encoding putative lipid II flippase FtsW, which codes for MARTTVPTEAERGRGPVTARVSLGRSFTPLPLEFLLIASAALLLTLFGILMVISATTVTSMQTANNPYNDGGKHAIFAAVGIPLMLVVSRFPMRWLKRMAGVALIGAVLLQLLVFTPLGMEVGGNRNWLNFGVLSVQPSEFIKLTLAIWCAFILDRKKALLGRWKHVLVPLGPVAVVAMGTVMAGKDLGTVMVIALVVLGALFFSGVKLRYFVPPVLAAVLAIAAFAILSPNRMTRILSVFDTSCLDRYLNECYQPLHGIWGLASGGLLGLGLGNSKEKYDWLPAAADDYIFAIVGEELGLIGCLAVLALFLVLAFGAFRVVARAEDLFVRVVAGALGVWIVGQALINVGVVLRVFPALGVPLPFLSSGGSSLIAVLLACGVLLACARTLPAPADPRHVPKTQAKGRRTPA